A genomic stretch from Anaerolinea thermophila UNI-1 includes:
- a CDS encoding alpha-mannosidase, which produces MALTPEWENRIKRWERTLWEAIYLPVMEIPLEGFTTTLRLTYEQALQGNFIPMPAGTPWGAKWEYGWFRTRVVIPEVLQGKRVVLRLEPGGESLVWVNGRIEASIGWAHKEFTLATSARAGDEYEILLEAYAGHGRITVGDGPNLWGVQTVPEPPAAQTRVGNSTLGIWREEIYQLALDFTTLRELRDGLDPLSLRASEVDEGLMDATCILDLELPEDELLESVRQTRARLKPLLECRNGDTTPELHAFGHAHIDVAWLWPLQETERKIARTAINQLRLIEEYPEYRFLQSQPHLYLMLKTHYPELYARFKDAVRQKQVIADGGMWVEADTNISGGESLIRQILYGRRFFEEELGVKSEILWLPDVFGYSGALPQILKGTGMKGFATQKITWAYGGGEPFPYNIFWWEGIDGSVIPAHIFTEYNSQTSPRYVFERWNTRLQKNGIQTMIFSFGWGDGGGGPERNHIEYIRREQNLEGLPKVKISSPAEFFEDLTRRGLPRQKYVGELYFQAHRGTYTSQAKTKKGNRKSEFALREAEFWATASRVLRGYEFTQDTLKNAWTKVLLNQFHDILPGSSIRRVYEEAETMYSEVLQECRLVTEQALSAMVQPSDTEVTVFNSLNWARKVCVEVQGKLTEVEVPPCGWVTISPPGESRLDGESRVQAGMLPEGGAFLENEILRAEFNDRGEITRLMDKETSRDQITGKANVFRMYKDVPDVWDAWDLNSMTEDIPVPLDGNSFIEVYSSHSLEASLRVTRRLHESDLVQIIRLRKGSRRIDFITGIEWRESHKLLKVNFPVNIHASEAIHEIQFGHIRRPNHASRQFDADRFEVSQHKWTALAEEGRGVAVLNDCKYGVSVKGNSINLTLLKSPLAPDMLADKGLQTFTYAVYFWNGSLLESGLIQEAYDLNVPPVVLKGNGGKGSLLQTSCSNVVLETVKLAEDGSGDIILRFYEAMRTRTHCQVQLNLPFTQAVETNLLEEELQPVLLDGNTMHLEFRPFEIKTIRLKTE; this is translated from the coding sequence ATGGCTCTTACACCTGAATGGGAAAATCGTATCAAGCGTTGGGAGCGTACCCTGTGGGAGGCTATTTACTTACCGGTGATGGAAATCCCTCTGGAGGGGTTTACGACCACTCTCCGGTTAACGTATGAGCAGGCACTTCAGGGCAATTTCATCCCCATGCCTGCTGGAACACCTTGGGGAGCAAAATGGGAGTACGGTTGGTTCCGTACCAGAGTGGTGATTCCTGAGGTTCTCCAGGGAAAACGGGTTGTTCTTCGACTTGAACCCGGGGGTGAGAGTCTGGTTTGGGTTAATGGAAGGATTGAAGCCTCAATTGGTTGGGCACACAAAGAGTTTACCCTCGCGACTTCTGCCCGGGCAGGCGATGAGTATGAAATTCTTCTTGAAGCCTATGCCGGGCATGGAAGAATTACCGTTGGAGATGGGCCAAACCTCTGGGGCGTGCAAACCGTACCTGAACCCCCTGCGGCTCAAACCAGAGTGGGTAACAGCACGTTGGGGATTTGGCGCGAAGAAATTTACCAGTTGGCGCTGGACTTTACCACGTTGCGGGAATTGCGGGATGGACTCGATCCCTTATCCTTGCGTGCTTCTGAAGTGGATGAGGGTTTGATGGATGCTACCTGCATCCTTGACCTTGAACTTCCGGAAGATGAATTGCTGGAATCGGTTCGTCAGACACGAGCCCGCTTGAAACCTCTTTTGGAATGTCGGAATGGCGATACGACACCCGAATTACATGCTTTTGGACATGCTCACATTGATGTAGCCTGGCTCTGGCCTCTTCAGGAAACGGAACGCAAAATTGCGCGCACGGCGATTAACCAGTTGCGCTTAATCGAAGAATACCCCGAATACCGTTTCCTTCAGAGTCAGCCTCATTTGTATCTCATGCTCAAAACCCACTATCCTGAACTGTATGCGCGGTTCAAAGATGCTGTTCGCCAAAAGCAAGTGATTGCAGATGGCGGAATGTGGGTAGAAGCCGATACCAACATCAGCGGCGGAGAAAGCCTGATTCGCCAAATCCTCTACGGCAGGAGATTCTTTGAAGAGGAATTGGGTGTCAAAAGCGAGATTTTATGGCTTCCCGACGTGTTTGGATATTCCGGTGCTTTACCGCAAATCCTGAAAGGCACCGGAATGAAAGGTTTCGCAACACAGAAGATTACCTGGGCTTATGGGGGAGGAGAACCATTCCCGTATAACATCTTCTGGTGGGAAGGAATTGATGGCAGTGTAATTCCTGCACACATCTTCACAGAATACAACAGTCAAACCAGCCCTCGTTATGTGTTTGAGCGTTGGAACACACGTTTGCAGAAAAATGGTATCCAAACCATGATTTTCTCGTTTGGCTGGGGGGATGGCGGAGGCGGGCCTGAACGAAATCACATTGAATACATTCGCCGGGAACAAAATCTGGAAGGTTTGCCCAAGGTCAAAATCTCTTCGCCAGCGGAATTTTTTGAAGACCTGACGCGCCGTGGACTACCCCGCCAGAAATATGTGGGAGAACTTTATTTTCAGGCCCATCGTGGTACCTATACTTCTCAAGCAAAGACGAAAAAAGGCAACCGCAAGAGCGAATTTGCCCTGCGTGAAGCCGAATTTTGGGCAACTGCTTCCCGTGTGTTGCGAGGGTATGAGTTTACTCAGGATACCTTGAAAAACGCCTGGACAAAAGTATTGCTTAATCAGTTCCATGACATTTTGCCCGGTTCTTCGATCCGTCGTGTATACGAGGAAGCGGAAACCATGTATAGTGAGGTTTTGCAGGAGTGTCGATTGGTTACCGAGCAAGCGTTGTCTGCCATGGTTCAGCCCTCTGACACAGAGGTCACCGTTTTCAATTCCCTGAATTGGGCACGCAAGGTTTGTGTAGAAGTGCAGGGAAAGTTGACCGAGGTGGAAGTTCCACCCTGTGGATGGGTTACGATTTCTCCCCCCGGTGAATCTCGATTGGATGGTGAAAGTCGGGTGCAAGCAGGAATGCTGCCGGAGGGCGGCGCTTTCCTGGAGAATGAAATCTTGCGGGCAGAATTCAATGATCGGGGAGAAATTACCCGGCTGATGGATAAGGAAACAAGCAGAGATCAAATTACTGGAAAAGCCAATGTCTTCCGAATGTATAAAGACGTACCTGATGTATGGGATGCCTGGGACTTAAACAGTATGACGGAAGACATCCCGGTTCCATTGGATGGAAATTCGTTTATTGAAGTGTATTCAAGCCATTCTCTGGAAGCCTCATTGCGTGTTACGCGAAGGCTTCATGAGTCTGACCTTGTGCAAATCATCCGGTTGAGAAAAGGTAGCCGACGAATCGATTTCATCACCGGCATTGAATGGCGTGAAAGCCACAAATTGCTCAAGGTGAATTTCCCCGTGAATATTCATGCCAGCGAAGCCATTCACGAGATTCAATTTGGGCACATTCGTCGCCCCAATCATGCTTCCCGACAATTTGATGCTGACCGGTTTGAAGTCAGCCAGCATAAATGGACTGCACTGGCAGAAGAAGGACGAGGGGTGGCTGTCCTGAACGATTGTAAATACGGGGTTAGCGTAAAGGGCAATAGCATCAATCTCACACTGCTTAAGTCCCCTCTGGCACCTGATATGCTGGCAGACAAGGGACTGCAAACTTTCACCTATGCTGTTTACTTCTGGAATGGCAGTCTATTAGAAAGCGGATTGATTCAGGAAGCCTATGATTTGAATGTGCCGCCAGTGGTCCTCAAAGGCAATGGGGGTAAAGGATCCTTGCTTCAAACTAGTTGCTCGAATGTGGTGTTGGAAACCGTTAAACTTGCCGAAGATGGCTCAGGAGATATCATCTTGCGATTCTATGAAGCGATGCGTACGAGGACCCATTGTCAGGTACAGTTGAACTTGCCGTTCACCCAAGCAGTGGAGACCAATCTGCTGGAAGAAGAATTACAACCGGTCTTATTAGACGGGAATACCATGCACCTTGAATTCCGCCCGTTTGAAATTAAGACCATTCGCTTGAAGACTGAATAG
- a CDS encoding carboxypeptidase M32: MEEKMRDLKQRLSEIHDLEMANAVLGWDQLTYMPPGGAEARGRQMATLARLAQEKMTDPGLGKLIEELLPYADSLPEDHDDAALIRVAKRDFDRLTKIPPQLIARVYEHQSRCYMAWTEARPNNDFEKVRPLLEQTLEYSREVANCFPGYEHIADPLIDWADYGMKAKNLRVLFDQLRQELVPLVQAITSYPPSDDSCLRQHFPEKDQIAFGEQVIRALGYDFQRGRQDKSPHPFTTRFGYGDVRITTRVKENDFGEAFFSTVHEAGHAMYEQGCNPAFDGTPLFGGTSAGVHESQSRLWENVVARSREFWEYYYPLLQKTFPGQLGNVTLDTFYRAINKVQPSLVRTDADEVTYNLHVMIRFDLELQMLEGSLEVKHLPEAWNERYRSDLGVVPPDDRDGCLQDVHWYGGFIGGQFQGYTLGNILSALFYHHAVLEIPSIPEEIRQGKFENLHGWLKEHIYQHGRKYTAPDLIRRVTGRDLDIQPYIAYLKRKYGELYSL, from the coding sequence ATGGAAGAAAAAATGCGAGATTTGAAACAACGATTATCCGAAATTCATGACCTGGAAATGGCAAATGCGGTGCTAGGTTGGGATCAATTAACCTACATGCCTCCTGGGGGGGCTGAGGCGCGAGGACGTCAAATGGCAACCCTTGCTCGTCTGGCGCAGGAGAAAATGACTGATCCCGGCTTGGGAAAGTTGATTGAAGAATTACTACCTTATGCCGATTCGTTGCCCGAAGATCACGATGATGCTGCCTTAATCCGTGTGGCTAAAAGGGATTTTGACCGCTTGACCAAAATTCCACCGCAATTAATTGCCAGAGTCTATGAGCATCAGTCTCGTTGCTACATGGCTTGGACTGAAGCCCGTCCAAACAATGATTTCGAGAAGGTAAGACCCTTGTTGGAGCAGACTCTGGAATACAGCCGCGAGGTTGCCAATTGTTTCCCGGGGTATGAACATATTGCCGACCCATTAATTGATTGGGCAGACTATGGAATGAAAGCCAAAAACTTGCGCGTACTTTTTGACCAACTGCGCCAGGAACTTGTACCTCTGGTGCAAGCCATTACTTCATACCCTCCATCAGATGATTCTTGTCTGCGACAGCACTTTCCGGAAAAAGACCAGATTGCTTTTGGTGAGCAGGTTATCCGTGCTTTGGGGTATGATTTTCAGCGTGGAAGGCAGGATAAGAGCCCACACCCCTTTACCACTCGCTTTGGTTATGGTGATGTACGCATTACCACCCGCGTGAAAGAGAACGATTTTGGGGAGGCTTTCTTCAGCACGGTTCATGAAGCCGGACACGCCATGTATGAGCAGGGATGCAATCCCGCCTTTGATGGGACACCCCTCTTTGGAGGGACTTCCGCAGGGGTACACGAAAGCCAGTCGCGGCTTTGGGAAAATGTGGTGGCGAGAAGCCGGGAATTTTGGGAGTATTACTATCCGCTGTTGCAAAAAACCTTTCCTGGTCAATTGGGGAATGTGACTCTGGATACTTTTTACCGAGCCATTAATAAAGTGCAGCCTTCACTAGTCCGTACAGATGCTGATGAGGTGACATACAATCTCCACGTCATGATTCGTTTTGACCTTGAGTTACAGATGCTGGAAGGTTCCCTGGAGGTCAAACATCTACCGGAAGCCTGGAATGAACGCTACCGTTCAGATTTGGGAGTAGTGCCTCCCGATGATCGTGATGGTTGTCTGCAGGATGTTCACTGGTATGGAGGGTTCATCGGTGGACAATTCCAGGGATACACGCTTGGAAATATTCTGAGCGCATTGTTTTATCACCATGCAGTGTTGGAAATTCCTTCGATCCCTGAAGAAATTCGCCAGGGGAAATTTGAGAATTTACACGGGTGGCTGAAAGAACACATCTATCAGCATGGCAGGAAATATACTGCTCCGGACTTAATTCGGCGTGTTACTGGTCGAGACCTGGATATCCAGCCCTATATTGCCTATCTCAAACGTAAGTACGGTGAATTGTATTCTCTGTAA
- a CDS encoding glycoside hydrolase family 140 protein, whose translation MKQIGTSKNQRFLVDEEEKPFFWLADTAWELFHRLSLAEITHYFEVRRRQGFNLIHAVLLAELNGLHVPNANGHISLCGDDPARPNEFYFRFVDEVVQLAEQYDLYVGLLPTWGDKVHGGLWGIGPVIFNEGNARAYGNFLGERYRRFKNVVWILGGDRSAEGYVAIWKSLAEGIIEGLGHKPLMTYHPMGGFSSSKWLHQQDWLSMNMLQSGHVLLDAPNWEMITRDLALQPVKPVLDGEPNYEDHPIDPYLREWEPKFGRFTDYDVRKQAYRSVFAGACGHTYGNHSVWQFWDLSREPVTHPMRVWQEAIFAPGAWQLTHLKSLMLSRPYFTRIPDQSLLPEEPTPPPVQEIQSDKENSARAAHSRATRAEDGSYAMVYIPQPDKKVIVDLSELAGTVQAWWYDPRTGKSFEIGVFSHHKIQQFTTPFSGPDWVLVLDEKSRKFGAPGTSQKSC comes from the coding sequence ATGAAACAGATTGGCACAAGCAAAAACCAAAGATTTCTTGTGGATGAGGAAGAAAAGCCCTTTTTCTGGTTGGCGGATACAGCCTGGGAATTGTTTCACCGATTAAGTCTTGCTGAAATCACTCATTATTTTGAGGTACGACGTCGGCAGGGGTTTAATTTGATTCATGCAGTCCTGCTTGCCGAACTCAACGGTTTGCATGTCCCGAATGCGAACGGACACATTTCTCTTTGTGGAGATGATCCTGCGCGTCCGAATGAATTTTATTTCCGCTTTGTAGATGAGGTGGTACAACTGGCTGAACAATATGATTTATATGTGGGACTGCTTCCAACCTGGGGAGATAAAGTTCACGGAGGGTTGTGGGGTATTGGCCCGGTTATTTTTAATGAGGGCAATGCACGAGCTTATGGAAATTTCTTAGGCGAGCGCTATCGCCGATTTAAAAATGTGGTTTGGATTTTAGGGGGAGATCGTTCTGCAGAAGGCTATGTGGCCATATGGAAATCACTGGCAGAAGGGATCATCGAAGGATTGGGGCATAAACCCTTGATGACTTACCATCCTATGGGAGGGTTCAGTTCATCGAAATGGCTTCATCAGCAGGATTGGCTCTCAATGAATATGCTTCAGTCCGGCCATGTCCTTCTGGATGCTCCAAATTGGGAAATGATTACCAGAGACCTTGCCCTCCAGCCTGTTAAACCTGTACTGGATGGTGAACCTAATTATGAAGATCACCCCATCGACCCTTACTTGAGGGAATGGGAGCCCAAATTTGGCAGGTTTACTGATTATGATGTCCGAAAACAAGCCTATCGCTCTGTTTTTGCCGGTGCTTGTGGGCATACTTACGGGAATCATTCTGTATGGCAATTCTGGGATCTTTCCCGTGAGCCGGTTACTCATCCCATGCGGGTATGGCAGGAAGCCATTTTTGCTCCTGGAGCGTGGCAGTTGACGCATTTGAAATCCCTGATGTTATCCCGCCCGTACTTTACGAGAATTCCTGACCAGTCTTTATTACCCGAAGAACCCACCCCTCCACCGGTTCAAGAGATTCAGTCCGACAAAGAAAATTCAGCACGTGCTGCCCATTCCAGAGCCACACGTGCAGAAGATGGTTCTTATGCTATGGTGTACATCCCACAGCCGGATAAGAAGGTAATTGTGGATCTCTCAGAACTTGCGGGAACGGTTCAGGCGTGGTGGTATGATCCACGTACTGGAAAGTCATTTGAGATCGGGGTCTTCTCTCATCACAAAATCCAGCAATTTACCACGCCTTTCAGCGGCCCTGACTGGGTGCTGGTACTGGATGAAAAATCACGAAAATTTGGTGCTCCCGGAACCTCTCAAAAATCTTGTTGA
- a CDS encoding TIGR00730 family Rossman fold protein: MLKNSIQFLCIYSGSADHIKPAYLEAAYQTGQILAQSGITLVYGGGKTGLMGAVAEGALKAGGKVIGVVPEHLNKPSLIHDGLSQLIITPDMHTRKAEMSRLANAFISLPGGFGTMEEFFETLTWAQIGLHQKPIGLLNTSGYYSPLLRWISHALQEGFIYPEHMDLFVEDEDPQKLILKLTQFKIPHNLNRWVER; this comes from the coding sequence ATGTTGAAAAATTCTATTCAGTTCCTCTGTATTTACAGCGGTTCAGCAGACCACATTAAGCCCGCTTACCTCGAAGCCGCCTACCAAACTGGGCAAATTCTTGCCCAAAGCGGTATCACCCTGGTTTATGGAGGTGGAAAAACCGGTTTGATGGGTGCAGTAGCAGAAGGTGCTCTAAAGGCAGGAGGCAAGGTGATTGGGGTCGTGCCGGAACACCTTAACAAGCCCTCTTTGATACACGATGGTCTGTCGCAATTGATTATCACCCCGGATATGCACACCCGGAAAGCCGAGATGAGCCGTCTGGCTAATGCTTTTATCAGCCTGCCCGGTGGTTTTGGGACAATGGAAGAATTTTTTGAAACTCTGACCTGGGCACAAATTGGACTTCATCAAAAGCCTATTGGGTTACTGAACACCAGCGGATATTACTCCCCCCTCCTTCGCTGGATTTCTCATGCCTTACAGGAAGGTTTTATTTACCCTGAACATATGGATTTATTTGTTGAAGACGAAGATCCACAGAAATTGATTTTGAAACTCACTCAGTTCAAAATTCCGCATAATCTCAACCGATGGGTTGAGCGTTAA
- a CDS encoding glycoside hydrolase family 3 C-terminal domain-containing protein, which yields MNVHNQDTIEQKISELLSQMTLSEKVSLLSGKDAWRTMPIPRLGIPSITMTDGPHGVRSSYPEAGRKAGPTTCFPTGVSMAATWNTALIEKVGMALAEETRAMDCDILLGPCVNIVRHPLAGRNFESYSEDPYLNGKMGVAWVKGLQSKKVGASLKHFAANNQEFERHRGSSELDERTLREIYLPHFEMVVKEAKPFTVMCAYNRINGVYASQNRHLLREILKEEWGFDGVVVSDWGANHTIFESVENGLDLEMPGPARYYGKLLEDAVHNWQIDEKVIDDAVRRILRILFRAGKFDDPATLPPGSVNTPEHQALALEVAEEAITLLKNEADLLPLDIEKIRTLAVIGPNAAEDRIGGGGSSYVDPPYRVSPLEALRARFGDKIQIEYEKGCDNYHQPPVLGADWLGVNGLKVDFFDNPALQGQPAGTISIPKAEMWMWANSLPASKITSPRFSLRASGSFTPLESGNFTFFLVNTSTCRVFINGNKVFENTSKPKEHRAESEVQFQTTLEEGKSYDLVIEYLKDNDEEFAFWKLACMRVFGPGEDNRIQKAAELAAKSDVALVFIGMPEGFESEGYDRPDMRLPGPQDELVRAVLKANPRTVVILNAGSPVEMPWAEDVPAILEAYYPGQEGGNAVAKILFGEINPSGKLTVTFPRRLEDTPAYINYPGDRKVYYGEGIFVGYRYYEKKKVSPLFPFGHGLSYTTFEYENLTLPSEVNIGESVKVQVTVKNTGKRAGKEVVQLYVGDPESSLVRPPKELKGFAKVELQPGESKTVSFELDERAFAFYDPYQSRWVVEPGEFQILVGSSSQDIRASAVLRMA from the coding sequence ATGAACGTTCACAATCAAGACACCATCGAACAAAAGATATCAGAACTCCTCTCTCAGATGACTTTGTCAGAAAAGGTTTCCCTGCTCTCAGGGAAAGACGCCTGGAGAACCATGCCCATTCCACGCTTAGGGATTCCTTCGATTACCATGACTGATGGACCCCATGGCGTGCGTTCAAGTTATCCAGAGGCAGGAAGAAAAGCCGGTCCCACCACATGCTTCCCCACCGGAGTCAGCATGGCGGCAACCTGGAACACAGCACTGATCGAAAAAGTGGGCATGGCGCTGGCAGAGGAAACGCGCGCGATGGATTGTGATATTTTACTGGGACCCTGCGTGAATATCGTTCGCCATCCGCTTGCCGGGAGAAATTTTGAATCTTATTCCGAGGACCCTTATCTTAACGGGAAAATGGGTGTGGCATGGGTCAAAGGATTGCAGAGCAAAAAAGTTGGCGCATCTCTGAAGCATTTTGCGGCAAACAATCAGGAATTTGAACGCCATCGAGGTTCCTCAGAACTCGATGAACGCACCCTGAGGGAAATCTATCTTCCCCACTTTGAAATGGTGGTGAAGGAAGCCAAACCCTTTACCGTCATGTGTGCATACAACCGTATCAACGGGGTGTACGCCTCCCAGAACCGACACTTGCTTCGCGAGATCCTCAAAGAAGAATGGGGATTTGATGGTGTAGTCGTCTCAGACTGGGGTGCTAACCATACCATTTTTGAATCGGTTGAAAATGGCTTAGACCTGGAGATGCCGGGACCGGCACGCTATTACGGCAAACTTCTTGAAGATGCTGTACACAACTGGCAAATTGATGAAAAAGTGATAGACGATGCCGTTCGCCGCATCCTGCGCATTTTGTTCAGGGCTGGTAAGTTCGACGATCCTGCAACACTGCCACCCGGTTCGGTAAATACTCCAGAACACCAAGCCCTGGCATTAGAAGTGGCAGAAGAAGCCATCACCTTGCTCAAGAATGAGGCAGACCTTTTGCCCCTTGATATCGAAAAGATTCGCACTCTCGCCGTGATTGGTCCCAATGCAGCTGAGGATCGCATTGGTGGCGGCGGCTCTTCTTATGTTGATCCGCCTTATCGGGTTTCCCCCCTGGAAGCACTGCGCGCACGATTCGGAGATAAAATCCAAATTGAGTATGAAAAAGGCTGCGATAATTATCACCAGCCCCCCGTACTCGGTGCTGACTGGTTAGGGGTTAACGGGTTAAAAGTGGATTTCTTTGACAATCCTGCTTTGCAAGGACAACCAGCAGGGACGATATCTATCCCCAAAGCAGAAATGTGGATGTGGGCAAATTCTCTCCCCGCTTCCAAAATCACTTCGCCACGTTTTTCCCTGCGCGCCAGTGGATCATTCACCCCTCTGGAAAGTGGCAACTTCACATTCTTCCTTGTGAATACAAGCACGTGTCGGGTATTTATCAACGGCAATAAAGTCTTTGAGAATACTTCAAAACCCAAAGAACATCGCGCAGAGAGTGAAGTGCAATTCCAAACAACCCTGGAAGAAGGAAAATCTTACGATCTGGTCATTGAATACCTGAAGGATAATGACGAGGAATTTGCTTTCTGGAAACTTGCCTGTATGCGAGTCTTTGGTCCTGGAGAGGACAATCGAATCCAAAAAGCCGCAGAACTTGCCGCGAAGAGTGATGTTGCCCTGGTGTTTATTGGCATGCCGGAAGGATTTGAAAGCGAAGGGTACGACCGTCCGGATATGCGCCTTCCGGGTCCGCAGGATGAACTGGTGCGGGCTGTTCTGAAAGCCAACCCCAGAACTGTTGTCATCCTGAATGCCGGCTCCCCGGTGGAAATGCCCTGGGCTGAAGATGTGCCTGCCATTCTGGAAGCCTACTACCCCGGGCAGGAAGGAGGCAACGCTGTTGCCAAAATCCTCTTTGGTGAAATTAATCCCTCGGGGAAACTGACAGTAACTTTCCCGCGCCGTTTAGAAGACACGCCTGCTTATATCAATTACCCGGGCGATCGGAAGGTGTACTATGGAGAGGGTATTTTCGTAGGTTACCGATATTACGAGAAGAAAAAGGTATCCCCTCTCTTCCCCTTCGGACATGGGCTTTCCTATACCACGTTTGAATACGAAAATCTGACCTTACCATCGGAGGTTAACATTGGGGAATCTGTTAAGGTACAGGTAACCGTGAAAAACACCGGCAAACGCGCGGGTAAAGAAGTGGTACAATTGTATGTAGGCGACCCTGAGTCTTCCCTGGTGCGTCCACCCAAAGAACTGAAAGGTTTTGCAAAAGTTGAATTGCAACCTGGGGAATCAAAAACAGTCTCTTTCGAATTGGACGAGAGAGCCTTTGCATTCTACGATCCTTATCAATCGCGCTGGGTAGTTGAACCCGGTGAATTCCAGATTCTGGTAGGCTCCTCTTCACAAGACATTCGAGCCTCTGCTGTACTCAGAATGGCTTAG
- a CDS encoding SDR family oxidoreductase — MSEKTVVFITGVSSGIGLETASLLHQKGFRVIGSSRHPEKLPPFPFPVFSLDITSEESICTCVHRIKSEFGQLDVLICNAGIMGPVAAGEELTPEDLWKVFQTNFFGTVNMIRCVTPLMRTQKGGRIIVLSSIAGKIGAPPFFSAYAASKHALEGYVETIAKELAPFHIHVTLVEPGYFHTAIDQSIQTPPNPISEYQTRRHFTYALQQYAIEHGRHPQQVACAILNTLQKPNPPLRVVVGLDAKFLDTGRRYLPDRLFQFFLSQMFSWKKETQNPVTPIRKFLLNSKIADYSWHILLFGALTFGLVQLMKHIYKKDT, encoded by the coding sequence ATGAGTGAAAAAACAGTTGTTTTCATCACAGGTGTATCTTCTGGAATAGGGCTTGAAACAGCTTCTTTATTGCACCAGAAAGGTTTTAGGGTCATCGGTTCCAGTCGTCATCCAGAAAAACTCCCCCCCTTTCCCTTTCCTGTTTTTTCTCTGGATATTACTTCTGAAGAGTCGATTTGCACCTGTGTTCATCGAATTAAATCAGAGTTTGGTCAACTTGATGTGCTGATATGCAATGCAGGCATCATGGGACCTGTAGCCGCTGGAGAAGAATTAACCCCTGAAGACCTCTGGAAAGTATTCCAAACCAACTTCTTTGGCACAGTCAATATGATTCGCTGTGTCACCCCACTCATGCGAACACAAAAAGGGGGAAGAATTATTGTACTTTCCTCTATCGCAGGAAAGATTGGCGCCCCCCCTTTTTTCTCTGCCTATGCTGCCAGTAAACATGCTCTGGAGGGTTATGTTGAAACCATTGCCAAAGAACTGGCTCCATTTCATATCCATGTGACCCTGGTTGAGCCGGGATATTTCCATACCGCCATAGATCAATCCATCCAAACGCCGCCTAACCCCATTTCAGAGTATCAAACAAGACGGCATTTCACCTATGCTCTCCAACAATACGCCATTGAACATGGCAGACATCCTCAACAGGTTGCCTGCGCTATCCTCAACACCCTGCAAAAACCAAATCCGCCTTTACGAGTAGTGGTTGGACTGGATGCCAAATTCTTAGATACAGGAAGAAGGTACCTTCCAGATAGACTTTTCCAATTCTTCCTATCTCAGATGTTTAGTTGGAAAAAGGAAACCCAAAATCCAGTCACTCCCATACGAAAATTTTTGCTGAACAGCAAAATTGCAGACTATTCCTGGCACATCCTATTATTTGGGGCTCTAACGTTTGGCTTAGTCCAATTGATGAAACACATTTATAAAAAGGATACTTAA
- a CDS encoding META domain-containing protein, whose product MRKATALLITILAIVILSACAGTAEEENPLKGTVWSLETIGESAAYPGVDVIVDFGDGEVRGNTGCNDFNGQYKVKGDTIEFKDVSMTMMACQNPSLRAQENAFLNALQLARSYHTDGNMLELLDEYGETLMILRRY is encoded by the coding sequence ATGAGAAAAGCAACTGCTCTTTTGATTACCATCCTGGCAATTGTGATTCTCTCTGCTTGTGCTGGCACTGCTGAGGAAGAGAACCCATTGAAGGGAACAGTCTGGTCTTTAGAGACCATTGGAGAATCAGCGGCTTACCCCGGTGTCGATGTGATCGTTGATTTTGGGGATGGCGAAGTGCGAGGAAATACAGGGTGCAATGATTTCAACGGACAATACAAAGTAAAGGGCGATACCATCGAATTTAAGGACGTCTCTATGACGATGATGGCGTGCCAGAACCCCTCGCTTCGCGCTCAGGAAAATGCATTTCTGAACGCGTTGCAGTTGGCACGTTCGTATCATACGGATGGAAATATGCTGGAATTGCTGGACGAATATGGAGAAACTCTGATGATTTTGAGACGGTACTGA